In Ruegeria sp. YS9, the genomic window ATCCAGCAGGGGCGTATTGGGGCGGTCAGACATGTGGCGCGTTCCTGGCTTAGCTGTCCCGGGCAATAACGAAGCGGGCGGCTTCCTTCAAGGTTTCCGCCTTCGGACCAAACCCGTCCAAAGCGGCGCAGGCCTGATCCACCAGCTCACTTGCACGGGCTTTGGCAGCAGGCAGACCCAAAAGCGAAACAAAAGTGGCTTTCCCTGCCTCGGTATCCTTTTGCAACCGCTTGCCCGCCTTTTGGGCATCGCCTTCGATATCAAGGATGTCATCTGCAATCTGAAAAGCAAGACCCATCGCCCGGGCATATCGGCGCAACGGGTCAGGATCGGATCGGGCCATAACGGCGCCAACGCAGGCTGACCACTCGATCAGGGCGCCTGTCTTGCCGGCCTGAAGACGCGTGATTTCGTCCAGCGACAGCGGTTCGGCGGCCGTTTCCGCCGCAATGTCCAACGCCTGTCCCAGCACCATACCTTGTGCACCGCTGGCTTTGGCAAGGGTCAGGGCAAGGTCTGCGCGAATGTCTGCGGCCCCAACCTGCGAGCAGGTGCAAAGTTCAAAAGCAAGCGTCTGAAGGGCATCTCCGGCCAGAACAGCCGTGCCTTCATCCCACTCTACGTGAACGGTGGGCCGCCCGCGGCGCAGGTCATCGTCATCCATGCAGGGCAGGTCGTCATGCACCAGGGAATAAGCGTG contains:
- a CDS encoding polyprenyl synthetase family protein gives rise to the protein MFPERLAQDAASIQSHFDLVFGAFADVDVTRAMAYATRGGKRLRGFLALESARLHDVEEDRAIWPATAIEALHAYSLVHDDLPCMDDDDLRRGRPTVHVEWDEGTAVLAGDALQTLAFELCTCSQVGAADIRADLALTLAKASGAQGMVLGQALDIAAETAAEPLSLDEITRLQAGKTGALIEWSACVGAVMARSDPDPLRRYARAMGLAFQIADDILDIEGDAQKAGKRLQKDTEAGKATFVSLLGLPAAKARASELVDQACAALDGFGPKAETLKEAARFVIARDS